The following is a genomic window from Mycolicibacterium sp. TY81.
TCCGGTGAGGCGGTGGGTGGTGCCGCCCATCTCGTAGCGCACGTCGGCCCCCGCCAGTAGTCCGGCCATATGTGCGGTGGCGTCGGGCAGCTGGAAGAGTTCACCGAGAAGCGTGCGCAGGGCGCGCACCTCGGGTCCGGGCGCGGTGAGCGCGATCTGCGCCAGAGAGTGCATCATGACGCGCTCGCCGACCGGATAACGCTCGGACTCATACGTGTCGATCAATTCCTCCGGTGCCCAGCCGTTGATGACGGCAGCCAGCTTCCAGCCCAGATTCAGGGTGTCCTGCAGACCGAGATTGAGCCCCGGACCACCCATCGCCGAATGCACGTGTGCGGCATCACCGATCAGCAGAATGCGGCCGGCCCGGTACGCATCTGCCTGCCGGGTGTTCTGGCCGTCGATGCGGCGCATCGCGAACGGACCCGGCCCGGCCGGCGGTTCGAACGGCACGTCGACCCCGAGTACCCGGTGCAGGCTCTGCCGGAGTTCGTCGTACGTCAACTCCCCCGGTGCGTCATCGGGCAGCGAACCGAACTCGAGGGTGCCCAGCATCGGCGGATCGCCGTGCGCCTCGAAGTACATCACCATGCCGGTGTCGTACCGGTTGTGTCCGAAGGGAATTCGCCCGAATCCGGGAACATCGAATTCGCCGTTCGGAGTACGGAACTCGTCGGCGACGTGCACATGTGCCAACCGGGCCACCGTCGGTGACGTGTGCCCGGGGAACCCGATACCCGACTGCTTGCGGACGACACTCCGGCCGCCGTCGGCTCCCACCAGCCAATCGGCGTGCAGCACATAGGCGCCGTCAGGCCCGGCCACATCAACGGTGACGCCGTCAGGTCCAGCCGACAGCGCCGTCACGGTATGCCCCCACCGCACCTCGACGCCGAGAACCTGGGCCCGCTCATACAGCAGTTGGACCAACCGGGGCTGCTTCATCAGGACTGCGTGCATCGGGTTGTCCTCGACGCCAACGAAGTTCAGCGGCAGGCCGGCGAAAATCCAGCCGTAGGCAGGTCCGGGCGGGTTGGGATCGCCCGTGAAGGCCTGGTAGAGACCGCGCATGTCGAGCTGCCGGATCACTTGCCCGACAAGGCCGTTCGCCTTGGGCTCGTCGCCAGGGCCGGGCAGTGCATCGAGGATGACCGGTTTGATCCCGGCGAGGGCGAGTTCGCAGGCCATCATCAGGCCGTTGGGTCCGGCGCCGGAGATCACGACGTCAGCGGGCATGGTCACTCCTTCGTTCTGTTCGGTTCGGGCAGCCCGGCGATGACCGCATCGAAACCCGCGCGCATCAGGCCGGTGATGGCCACCGGCGGGTCGGCGTTCACGTACGCCTCCATCGCGGTGTCCCCGATGGCGCGCACCACGGCCGCCACCAGTCGCGGGTACATGTCGTCAGGACCGAGGCCGGTCCGCTCGGCGATGGCCGATACCCAGTCTTCGTAGAGATCGTGCGGTACCGCGTTACGAACCTCGGTGCGCATCAGGAGTTTTCGGACCTCGGCGAGCTCGCGGCGGTCGGGGACGACGTCGGCACCGGTGATGTCGGCCATCTCCTGCTCGAGCGTTCCCGTCACCGCCCCGACGATCGATGTCCACAGCGGTTCATCGGCGGGCCGCGATCGGAACACCGCGACGCTGCGTCGCATGCGCTCGGCGATGCGATAGGCCAGCGCCTCGTACTTGCCGGTGAAGTAGTTGTTGAACGTCCGCAACGACACGCCGGCCAGCGCGGCGATCTCCTCACGGGTGACGGCGTCGAGCCCACCACGATCGAACGCCAATTGCAGCGCGGCATCACTCAGCGCCCGGCGGGTGTCGAGCTTCTTGCGTTCGCGCAGACCAGATGCAGCTGATTCGGGCATGCCGCCAACCCTAACGATAATTTTGCACATTGGGCAAGATTGCCTAACGGGCAATTTCCTGTGAATATGACTGACTAACGTCATTGACTCAGGTCAGTAAACCGGGTACAACTTGAGCCACCATGACCCGCGCCACCGCCAAACCGTCGCTGCGAGAAGCCAAACGGCTCGAAACCCGCCAGCGCGTCCTCGATGCCGCGATCACCGAGTTCAAGCGCGCGGGCATGGCCGACGCCGACGTCGGCGCCATCATCCGCGCCGCCGGTGTCGCACACGGCACGTTCTACTTCCACTTCCCCACCAAGGAACACGTGCTGTTCGAGCTCGAGCGCCAGGCCGAGGAATCCGCCGGCCGGGAGCTCGCCAAGTTCCTGCAGAAGCCGCACACGCTCGAAGAGGCCCTGACCGAGGTGGTCCGGGTCATCGTGGCCGTCGAACAGCGGCTCGGCCGGCTGCTCTTCAAAGACGTACTGGCCCTGCACTTCTCCTCGAACCGCCCGCTCGACGACGAATGGACCGACCACCGGGTGATCGTGCTGGTCGTCCAGGAGATCGAACGGGCGCGGCAATCCGGCGAGGCGGACGCCGACGTCGACCCGTTCCACAGCGCGGTCTACTTCCTGCTCAGCCTCTATGCGCTGCTGACCACGAGCCGCGGCGCGGACCAGATCCGCACCGCACTGCTGGACAACTTCGTCAACACCGCGCTGCGGGGTATCGCAGCCCGATAACCGGAGGAGACACCATGTGGCAGGAGATCGCCCGTCTCGCCATCGCATGGGGCGCCATGGCCGCCCTGATCGCGTTCTGGTACTGGATGTTCTCGAACATCGGCACGTTCTGAATCGGCCGATCCGCCTGTGTCCCGATCGATCGCCGCCGCAGAGCTCGAACGCGCCTGCGCGTTGACCGCGGTGGCATTGTCCGGGCGACGACGGACCGGGGTGCGGCTGATCTCCGGCGACCTGCGCCACTTCGGTTTGAGCGCAAGCCGTTCCGTCGTCCACGTCCCCTACCCGGCACCGGCGCCCGACTGGTCGCTGCGGACCTACACATGTGGTGTTGCCCTGCAGTGCGCACCGTCGAAAGACCGCATCGCGCAGTACCCACTGCACCAGTTGTCCGAGCGCGAACTCGCTGCGCTCCGCCTGGTCGAGGGTGCGGTCGCACTGGGTTGGGTGGCCGGGCGTTGGCCCGGCCTACTTCCCGAAGCGCGCCGGGTGCTGCCCGAACTGGAGCCGGCCGATCCGGACCTCTGTGCAACCGAAATCCTCTCCCGCACAGACATCTTGGCGCAGTCCCGGGAACGATTGCCAGATCATCCGCTGCTCGGCGCACCGCCGCTGAGCGCGGCCGCCACCCGCACACTGGCGAGCGCGATCCGGCGCACCCTCGGCCGTATGCCGTGGTCGTCAACCCGCTCGGACACCCAACGGCTGATGTCGATCCCGGTCGGCGGCGAGGGCGGCGTGCGCAACGCCAACCTGCCACCGGCCAGCCGGCCCGAGGACGACGACCTCGACATCCGGCCCGATCAACGCGCGGGAATCCCCTACCCCGAATGGAATTCGTGGCGTGGCCAGTTCCTGCCCGATCACGTCGCGGTCCTGGAACGGCGACAGACCCGGCACGACCGCCGCGGTGGCGCGTCGCCCGGCATCCGGCGCTGGTTCGATGAGCCGACCCACCGCACGATGATCAACCGACTGGAGGACGGCAGCGACCTCGATGTCGACGCCTACGTCGCGGCCTACGCGGACGGGCGCGCCGGGTCCCAGCAGGAGGCGAAGGTGTTCCGCGCCTTACTGCCAAGTGCGCGCGACACCGTCACCGCCGTACTGATGGACGGCAGCTCGTCGCTGGGAATCCATCAGGGCCGGGTGTTCGACCTCGAATTGGCCTGTGCCGACGCGCTTTCCCGCGCCATGACCGTGGCCCGCGAGCGCCACGGCATCTTCGTCTTCAGCGGAAACACCCGCCACCGCGTCGAAGTTCGGTGCCTGAAAGACTTCAGCGACAACCACTTTGCGCTGCCCAGCCGGTCCGGCCTGGTGACCGGTGGATACACCCGACTCGGCGCACCCATCCGGCACGTGACCAGCCGCCTCCTGACCCAGCCCGCGCAGCGCCGGGTTCTCATCGTGATCGGCGACGGGCTCATCTCCGACGAAGGCTACGAAGGCCGGTACGCGTGGGCCGACGTCGCGCACGCCGTCGCCGAAGCCGACGAGGCCGGCGTCGGCGTCTACTACCTGGGCCTGGGACCGGTCCGGGTGGATCCGCTGCCCGAAGTGTTCGGCTCCCGTCGATCCCGGCGGATCCGCCGCATCGAGGAACTCCCCCGTGTTCTGGCGCACGTACACCGAGAGTTGGTATCCGCATGACTGATTCGCCATACCTGCCGGCCGGCGACGAGGTGACCACTTTCGGTCAGGCGTATCAGCGCCGGCTGCCGGTCATGCTCACCGGGCCGACGGGCTGCGGCAAGACGCGCTTCGTCGAGCACATGGGAAACCTGTTGGGGCGCCCCGTGGTCACCATCAGCTGTCATGACGACCTCACCAGTTCGGACCTGGTCGGCCGGTTCGTCGTCGCCGGCGGTGACGTGCTCTGGACCGACGGCCCACTGACCCGCGCCGTCAAGGACGGCGCCATCTGCTACCTCGACGAGGTGGTGGAGGCGCGCCACGACTCCCTGGCGATCCTGCACTCACTGACCGATCACCGTCGCACCCTCTATCTGGACCGGGCCGGCGAAGTGGTGCCCGCACCCGATTCCTTCCTGCTGGTCTGCTCGTACAACCCGGCGTACCGGCATTCGCTCAAGGACCTCAAGCCGTCGTTCCGCCAGCGCTTCGTCACCATCGCGATGACCTATCTGCCACCCGACCGCGAGGCCGAAGTCCTCCTCGGCGAAACGGGCATCGACATCGGCGCCGCCATGCGGCTGGTGCAGTGCGCCAACAGCATTCGCCAGGCCGACGACACCTTCCATTTCGAGCCGCCGTCGACGCGCGTGCTGGTCTCGGCGGCGCACCTGGTCGCCGCAGGCGCCGACGAGATGTCGGCTGCCGAAGCCGCGATGCTGGCCCCGCTGAGCAGCGACGGCGCCATCAGCGAGGGGCTGCGCGAGATCGCCGCCGCATGCCTGCAACCGGCGGGAATCCGGTGAGGACGAACACCTCTGTCAGAAAGGGAGTTTCACGGCCATGAATGAGCAGGACCGCAAACGCAAACGGGCACTGATCGTCTTCCAGCTGTTCGCCTACGGCTGGCTGCTGGCGATGTTCCTGATCCAGCTGCACATGTCGATCGTCCGTGGCTGGTGGTCACTGTGAGTACGACAGCAGTCCCGACCCTCAGCTACGACCAGCACCACGACGAATCCCGGCTGGCGCAACGACAAGCCGACCGCTGGCTCATCACCGGCACCCTGTTGATGGGGTCGATGTTCATCGGCTTCGTCGGGCTGCCGTTCTTCCTGCGCGGCGTGTGGCTGCAACGGCGCGCACAGAAGGCCGGCCTGTCGGTACGACCCATCATCGTGACGCTCATCGGCTATCTGGTGATCCTCGATGCCGCCCTCAACAGCATCGGGTGGTCACTGGATCTGCTCGCCAACCACACGCTGCTGAACCGCACCATCATCACGGCGTGGGGCAACATGTTCGACGCCGGATACTTCTGGCACTACAACGAACTGTGGATCGGTGGGGCCGGCGCACCGGGCGAGAAGGCCTGGGAAGTCGCATTGATCCTGACGGTGTTCACCATGCGCATTGCCGCCGGTATCGCGTTCCTGCAGATGAAGCGGTGGGGTCACCAGTGGCTCATCATCACCTGCTGGTTCGGCATCGTCATCTGGATCGGTTACACGTTCAACATGACGATGTTCGCCGACATCCGTTATGCCGGTGTGGTTTTCCCGGTGGTCGGATGGTGGCTGTACGACATCTTCTACATCACGCCGTTCCTGGCCATCCCATATCTGCACACCGTCAATCGCGAAATCTTCAGCGACTAAAGGAATTCCATGACCACCACCGAAGCCGAATCGACAGCCGCCCTCCCCCTGGGCACCACGCCCGTCTACGCCAACATGCACAAGTGGCTCAAGCGCGGTCTTTTCGTGTGCCTGTTCGGACTCGTCATCGAGGGATCGTTCACCATGCCGGCGCTGGCCGTCTGGTACGGCTGGCCGACGTTGTCATTCCGAGAGATCTGCAGCGAGTTGATGAAGGTGCGCTACTCCGATGACACGCTGGAATGCAAGTTCCCGTACGACTTTTCGGGTGCACCCTTCGGCGGGCCGCCGGAGGCCGCGGGCCAGCAGACCGCGAAGGACACCTGGGGCGTGCAACCGGTGCCCCACTATCACCGCCTCGGCTTCCGCGAACTGGTGCAGATCCACGAGGACCGCCTCGCCCGCACCGCCGGTCACTGACAGGGATTTGTGCACGATTTTCCGCGGTCACCGCGGAAAATCGTGCACAAATCCCGGTGGATCAGAAGGCGTAGGCGCCGAACCGGCCCCAGGCGACGAACAACGCCAGGCCCAGCAGCACCACGTTGACCGCTACGTTGGGGTACTCCTTGCGCCGACCGTGCGTCACGATGGCGCCGACCATGACCGCCGCCAGGCCGACGGCGGCCAGCGGGGTGAGTACCGGGAGGATGTGCACGAGCGGCGGCACGATGAGGCCGATCGCGCCGGCCACTTCGGCCGCGCCGATCCCGCGGATGGCGTTCGGGTCCACGTCGGCGAGTGCGCCCAGGCCCTGCGCAACCAGCTTCTCCTTGGGCAGGGCCAGCTTCATGATGCCGCTTCCGGCGAAGACGAATGCCAGTACGCCGGCGACGATCCACAGTGCAGTGTTCATGATGCGCTCCTCAGGGCTGAAGTTCTCACGGTCGGTGACTCGACAGAATGAAACGGACTTTAGTCCGATTCAATTCCTGGCGCGAACGACGGGGAGGGTATCGCCGCTAAAGCGGCGCGACGCGATCGGCCCAGGGCATCGCTTCTTCGAGTTGAGCGGCCAGCCGGATGAGTAGCGATTCACCTCCGAGCGGAGCCACGAACTGCACACCGAGCGGCAGTCCGTCCGCGGTCCAATGCAAGGGCAACGAGATGGCCGGGCGGCCGGTCAAGTTCGCCAACTGCGTATACGGCACCCAGCCGAGGTTCTTCTCCACCATGTCGTCGACGATTTTCGTGTACCGCAGGAAGGATGCGGTGCGGGTCTTGAGCAAGACATCGACCGCGGGCCGCAGTGCGGTCGGCAGGTCGAACTCGCCGATCTTCGGGGGCGGCGTCGCCAGCGTCGGCGTCAGTAGCAGGTCGTAGGACTCGAAGAACGTGGTGAGCCGACGGGCATGGTCGTGGCGCCGTTGAACAGCCGCCACGTAGTCGACGCTGCTGGTCGCGCGCCCCAGCGCGGCCATGATCAGCGTCTCGCGTTCGAACGCGTCGTCGCGCGCGCCCGTCAGCCGTTTGGCATCGGCGACTTCCCAAGCCAAGAACACGAACCAGGTGAGCAGGAAGTCGCGCGCCAATTCACCGTCGTCGAACGGCGCCTGAGGCAGTTCCTCCACGTGGTGGCCGAGTTCGGTCAGGGTGCGCACCGTCGCTTCCACTGCCGCGAACGCCTCACGGTGCGGCGCCGGCGTGATCGCCGACGGCACCCGCACGCCGATCCGCAGCTTCGGAGGGTTCTCGCCCACAGCCGACACGAACGGCGATCCGGGTAGCCCCGGAACAAAGGGCCCGCAGGCCTCACCTCCGCTGATGACATCGAACATCGCGGCGGTATCGCGCACCGTCCGCGATACCACTCCCTGCACCGCTGCGCCGTGCATCATCTCGCCGCTGCCGGGACCGAAGGGAGTCAGCCCGCGTCCGGGCTTCAACCCGACCAGTCCGCAGCAGGCCGCGGGGATGCGCGTTGATCCGCCACCGTCGTTGGCACCGGCGCAGGGCACGATTCCCGCGGCGACGGCGGCGGCCGAACCGCCCGACGAGCCGCCCGGCGTTCGCGTCAGATCCCATGGATTGCGCGCGGGACCCCACACCTCGGGTTCGGAAATGGCCTTCGCCCCGAACTCCGGCAGGTTGGTCTTGCCGAATATCACCAACCCGGCGTCGAGCCAGCGCTGCACGATCGTCGCGTGTTCCGTGGCCGGCAACGACTTCAGTGAACGGGATCCGTGTGAGCTCGGCAGGCCCGCGTAGTCCTGCCCGAGGTCCTTGATCAGGAACGGCACACCCGCGAAGGGACCACTGAGCTCGTCCGACGGCAACGCGGCGGGCACATCGCGGACGATGGCGTTGATCTTGGGATTCACCGCTGCGGCCCGGTCCCGGGCCAGTGTCAGCAATTCCGCGGGCGACACCTCTTTGTCGGCGACCAGCTTCGCCAGCCCGGTGGCGTCGTATGTGCGGTACTCATCGAAGTTCACCGTGTGATCTTCGGTGCGGCCGGGAAATCGCTCTTGACATATCGAGACACGGATTTCGACACTGACGAACGTGGACGAGTCGATCAGAGCTGGCGTGCTGCAGGACTTCGCCCCGTTCATCCGCGAACTCTCCGGCGACCCCGACCGGTTGTACCGGCAGAGCGGACTGGACCCGGATGCATTGCACGATGCCGAAACGATGGTCCCCCTCGACGCCGTCGCGCTCCTCCTCGAGAACGCCGCCCGGCAGCACCGGCTGCCCACGCTCGGCCTCCGGCTGGGCAGCCGTCAGGACCTGTCGATATTGGGCCTGCTCGCGGTGGTCGTGCAGAACAGCGACACGGTGTACGAGGCGACGGCCAACGCATCGCGGTATCTGTTCTTTCACAGCCCCTGCTACGAGTTGGTCATCGAGGACCCCAGCCCGCACCTGCCCGGCTGCATCACGGTGCGTTTCGACGTCAAACTCGAGCGCGCGGTCCCACAGCGGCAGTTGATCGATGCGTACCTGTCGTCGACATACCGGATGGCACAGAGTCTTTCGCCAATTCCACTGCGCCTGCAGGGCGTATGCCTCCCACACTCGCCGGTCGGAGCGCGCAGCGCCTACCGTTCCCATTTCGATGCACCTGTCGCTTTCGAACAGCCCTACGCGGCAATACATTTGGAGCGCGATCTGCTGCACGCCCGAATCCAGTCCATCAAGCCGCACCTCCGCAGCCAGGCGATCGCGTACATGGCCACCCGTTGTCCCGCAGCCGGACAAAGCCTTTCGGAACGCGTGCAGCGCACACTGAAGAGCACCATCGGAGCCAACCGGGGCACCAAGGCGGAGATCGCCGATCTGCTCAACATGCATCCGCGGACGTTGCAGCGGCGACTGTCAGACGAGCACGCCACGTTCGAGGACATCCGGGCCGACGTCTACCGGTCGGCGACGCGCCGGTTGCTGCTAGAAACCGAGCTGCCCCTGAGCCAGGTCGCGGCCGTCCTCGGCTACTCCGAACAGTCGTCCATGACGAGGTCGGTCAAGCGCTGGTTCGGGGTCACCCCGGCACAGCTACGCAAGGATGGCCCAGTGGCGCTGCTCCCGACGGCGTGAGGCACCGGCCTCGGGCCAAAAGCTAGGCAGTCCCCAACGGATTGATGGTCCACGCCACGTACAGCATGACGGCGCTGACCGACGCTGTTGTCGCGACGTCGATGATCCGGCTGCGCACGACGAGCAGGCCGGCACGGTCATCGGTCAGCAGCAGCCGCATGACCGCCGCGATCCCGACGCCGATCGCCATCACGAGCGCGCCGCGGCGCCAGTAGCCGCCGACCACCAACGCGAACGCCACCACGAAGAACACGCCCACCGACAGGATCGGCCATTGGCCGGCGAATACCTTCCGGGCGAATTCCTTTGCGGTCAAGACAGTTTCGCCTCTTCAGCCTCGACCACGTTGGCCAGCAGGAAGGCCCGGGTCAGCGGTCCGACACCACCGGGGTTGGGCGACACGTGACCGGCGACCTCCCACACGTCGGGGTGGACGTCGCCGGCGAGCTTGCCGTCGACCCGGCTGACCCCCACGTCGACGACGGCCGCGCCCGGCTTGACCATGTCGGCAGTCAACATGTGCGGCACACCGACCGCCGCGATGATGATGTCGGCCTGCCGGGTCAGCGCCGGCAGATCACGAGTTCCGGTGTGGCACAACGTCACTGTCGCGTTCTCCGAACGCCGCGTGAGCAGCAGGCCCATCGGCCGGCCCACGGTGACGCCGCGGCCGATCACCACGACATGTGCACCGGCGATCGGCACCTCGAAACGGCGCAGCAGGTGCACGATGCCGCGCGGCGTGCACGGCAGCGGTGCGGGCTCGTTCAGCACCAACCGACCCAGATTGGTCGGGTGCAGCCCGTCGGCGTCCTTGTCGGGGTCGATGCGCTCCAGCGCGGCGTTCTCGTCGAGGTGCTTGGGCAGCGGCAGCTGCACGATGTAGCCCGTGCACTCAGGGTTGGCGTTCAGCTCATCGATAACGGCGTTCAGCTCGGCCTGGCTGATGTCGGCGGGCAGGTCCCGGCGGATCGAGTTGATGCCGACCTTGGCGCAGTCGGCGTGCTTGCCGCGCACGTAGGCGTGTGAGCCCGGGTCGTCACCGACCAGCACCGTACCCAGACCCGGCGTCCGACCGGCAGCAGTCAAGGCCGCCACCCGCTTGGTCAGGTCAGTGAAGATCTCGTCGCGTGTGGCCTTGCCGTCCAGCGTGATTGCACCCACGACGAACATTGTGTCAGGCCCCCGGGAACCGCCGTTGACACCACCCAGGACGGCGTGGTCAGCTGCGGAAGTGAACACCCAGCCCAATGTGTCCACTGACGTCTTCAGTGCAGCCAAGCTCGGTCCGATCACGTTGCGGAACCGGGTGATCAAGGCGGCGACGTTCGAGGCGGCAACCCCGGATGCGCTGGTCACCGATGATCTGATCCGCTATCACCGGCTGCC
Proteins encoded in this region:
- a CDS encoding FAD-dependent monooxygenase, whose translation is MPADVVISGAGPNGLMMACELALAGIKPVILDALPGPGDEPKANGLVGQVIRQLDMRGLYQAFTGDPNPPGPAYGWIFAGLPLNFVGVEDNPMHAVLMKQPRLVQLLYERAQVLGVEVRWGHTVTALSAGPDGVTVDVAGPDGAYVLHADWLVGADGGRSVVRKQSGIGFPGHTSPTVARLAHVHVADEFRTPNGEFDVPGFGRIPFGHNRYDTGMVMYFEAHGDPPMLGTLEFGSLPDDAPGELTYDELRQSLHRVLGVDVPFEPPAGPGPFAMRRIDGQNTRQADAYRAGRILLIGDAAHVHSAMGGPGLNLGLQDTLNLGWKLAAVINGWAPEELIDTYESERYPVGERVMMHSLAQIALTAPGPEVRALRTLLGELFQLPDATAHMAGLLAGADVRYEMGGTTHRLTGFMVPDETLDDGRRLTDLLHSGRGVVLDLSGGAVAAVVAPWERRVDTVEAAMADGPAAMLIRPDGYVAWAADTFGAEDAEHLRAALARWFGPAEISA
- a CDS encoding TetR family transcriptional regulator, whose translation is MPESAASGLRERKKLDTRRALSDAALQLAFDRGGLDAVTREEIAALAGVSLRTFNNYFTGKYEALAYRIAERMRRSVAVFRSRPADEPLWTSIVGAVTGTLEQEMADITGADVVPDRRELAEVRKLLMRTEVRNAVPHDLYEDWVSAIAERTGLGPDDMYPRLVAAVVRAIGDTAMEAYVNADPPVAITGLMRAGFDAVIAGLPEPNRTKE
- a CDS encoding TetR/AcrR family transcriptional regulator, producing MTRATAKPSLREAKRLETRQRVLDAAITEFKRAGMADADVGAIIRAAGVAHGTFYFHFPTKEHVLFELERQAEESAGRELAKFLQKPHTLEEALTEVVRVIVAVEQRLGRLLFKDVLALHFSSNRPLDDEWTDHRVIVLVVQEIERARQSGEADADVDPFHSAVYFLLSLYALLTTSRGADQIRTALLDNFVNTALRGIAAR
- a CDS encoding nitric oxide reductase activation protein NorD — its product is MSRSIAAAELERACALTAVALSGRRRTGVRLISGDLRHFGLSASRSVVHVPYPAPAPDWSLRTYTCGVALQCAPSKDRIAQYPLHQLSERELAALRLVEGAVALGWVAGRWPGLLPEARRVLPELEPADPDLCATEILSRTDILAQSRERLPDHPLLGAPPLSAAATRTLASAIRRTLGRMPWSSTRSDTQRLMSIPVGGEGGVRNANLPPASRPEDDDLDIRPDQRAGIPYPEWNSWRGQFLPDHVAVLERRQTRHDRRGGASPGIRRWFDEPTHRTMINRLEDGSDLDVDAYVAAYADGRAGSQQEAKVFRALLPSARDTVTAVLMDGSSSLGIHQGRVFDLELACADALSRAMTVARERHGIFVFSGNTRHRVEVRCLKDFSDNHFALPSRSGLVTGGYTRLGAPIRHVTSRLLTQPAQRRVLIVIGDGLISDEGYEGRYAWADVAHAVAEADEAGVGVYYLGLGPVRVDPLPEVFGSRRSRRIRRIEELPRVLAHVHRELVSA
- a CDS encoding CbbQ/NirQ/NorQ/GpvN family protein, which translates into the protein MTDSPYLPAGDEVTTFGQAYQRRLPVMLTGPTGCGKTRFVEHMGNLLGRPVVTISCHDDLTSSDLVGRFVVAGGDVLWTDGPLTRAVKDGAICYLDEVVEARHDSLAILHSLTDHRRTLYLDRAGEVVPAPDSFLLVCSYNPAYRHSLKDLKPSFRQRFVTIAMTYLPPDREAEVLLGETGIDIGAAMRLVQCANSIRQADDTFHFEPPSTRVLVSAAHLVAAGADEMSAAEAAMLAPLSSDGAISEGLREIAAACLQPAGIR
- a CDS encoding DoxX family protein, with translation MNTALWIVAGVLAFVFAGSGIMKLALPKEKLVAQGLGALADVDPNAIRGIGAAEVAGAIGLIVPPLVHILPVLTPLAAVGLAAVMVGAIVTHGRRKEYPNVAVNVVLLGLALFVAWGRFGAYAF
- a CDS encoding amidase, which gives rise to MNFDEYRTYDATGLAKLVADKEVSPAELLTLARDRAAAVNPKINAIVRDVPAALPSDELSGPFAGVPFLIKDLGQDYAGLPSSHGSRSLKSLPATEHATIVQRWLDAGLVIFGKTNLPEFGAKAISEPEVWGPARNPWDLTRTPGGSSGGSAAAVAAGIVPCAGANDGGGSTRIPAACCGLVGLKPGRGLTPFGPGSGEMMHGAAVQGVVSRTVRDTAAMFDVISGGEACGPFVPGLPGSPFVSAVGENPPKLRIGVRVPSAITPAPHREAFAAVEATVRTLTELGHHVEELPQAPFDDGELARDFLLTWFVFLAWEVADAKRLTGARDDAFERETLIMAALGRATSSVDYVAAVQRRHDHARRLTTFFESYDLLLTPTLATPPPKIGEFDLPTALRPAVDVLLKTRTASFLRYTKIVDDMVEKNLGWVPYTQLANLTGRPAISLPLHWTADGLPLGVQFVAPLGGESLLIRLAAQLEEAMPWADRVAPL
- a CDS encoding AraC family transcriptional regulator gives rise to the protein MDESIRAGVLQDFAPFIRELSGDPDRLYRQSGLDPDALHDAETMVPLDAVALLLENAARQHRLPTLGLRLGSRQDLSILGLLAVVVQNSDTVYEATANASRYLFFHSPCYELVIEDPSPHLPGCITVRFDVKLERAVPQRQLIDAYLSSTYRMAQSLSPIPLRLQGVCLPHSPVGARSAYRSHFDAPVAFEQPYAAIHLERDLLHARIQSIKPHLRSQAIAYMATRCPAAGQSLSERVQRTLKSTIGANRGTKAEIADLLNMHPRTLQRRLSDEHATFEDIRADVYRSATRRLLLETELPLSQVAAVLGYSEQSSMTRSVKRWFGVTPAQLRKDGPVALLPTA
- a CDS encoding DUF3017 domain-containing protein; the protein is MTAKEFARKVFAGQWPILSVGVFFVVAFALVVGGYWRRGALVMAIGVGIAAVMRLLLTDDRAGLLVVRSRIIDVATTASVSAVMLYVAWTINPLGTA
- a CDS encoding bifunctional methylenetetrahydrofolate dehydrogenase/methenyltetrahydrofolate cyclohydrolase — translated: MGAITLDGKATRDEIFTDLTKRVAALTAAGRTPGLGTVLVGDDPGSHAYVRGKHADCAKVGINSIRRDLPADISQAELNAVIDELNANPECTGYIVQLPLPKHLDENAALERIDPDKDADGLHPTNLGRLVLNEPAPLPCTPRGIVHLLRRFEVPIAGAHVVVIGRGVTVGRPMGLLLTRRSENATVTLCHTGTRDLPALTRQADIIIAAVGVPHMLTADMVKPGAAVVDVGVSRVDGKLAGDVHPDVWEVAGHVSPNPGGVGPLTRAFLLANVVEAEEAKLS